One window from the genome of Dyadobacter sp. CECT 9275 encodes:
- a CDS encoding acyltransferase, whose translation MKKLLVTFYISVLALKDYLYREWLLHLPLHFIRLYLIKKTLYKVGKQCFFAIGIETRQGRNITVGNNCVVNKRVLLDGRGGKIILGNNVDIAQEVNIWTLSHDPHSDYHETTGADVIIQDYVWIASRVTILPGVHIGKGAVVATGSVVTSDVGEMVIVAGIPAKPIGLRKSKLLYTLDHRPWFR comes from the coding sequence ATGAAAAAACTTCTGGTAACATTCTATATTTCAGTTCTTGCACTGAAAGACTACCTGTATCGGGAGTGGCTTCTGCATCTCCCACTCCATTTCATTCGTTTATACCTCATAAAAAAAACGCTTTACAAAGTAGGGAAACAATGTTTCTTCGCAATAGGAATAGAAACCCGCCAGGGCCGTAACATTACAGTCGGAAATAATTGCGTGGTCAATAAAAGGGTGCTCCTGGATGGCAGAGGCGGCAAAATTATCCTGGGGAATAATGTGGATATTGCACAGGAAGTTAATATCTGGACCCTTTCCCATGACCCGCATAGTGACTACCATGAGACTACCGGCGCCGACGTCATCATCCAAGACTATGTCTGGATTGCCTCGCGGGTAACCATCTTGCCTGGGGTACATATTGGCAAAGGCGCAGTTGTGGCGACGGGGAGCGTGGTCACTTCGGATGTCGGTGAAATGGTTATTGTAGCAGGCATCCCGGCAAAGCCAATAGGTTTACGGAAGAGCAAATTGCTATACACGCTAGACCATCGCCCATGGTTCAGATAA
- a CDS encoding glycosyltransferase family 4 protein, with product MQQNLKKKIIIILPHSGAGGDSQVILNLLYANSASNEIFDFHLLINSAGELHDEFKRFAKVYTFPIDDYPLVRKILRRLSVLSFEWLKKKYYLSLINKLKPDLVYINTVNENELSQAVLSSGKKFAVHPHELDFVVTHRISDVWIENLVNYSAKIISPAHAAAIFYQDVYCAEKDKTVILHETVSDKRIHWNLNNNTKSTLRPSNDVLLIGGSGSIIFRKGVDTFIRACSIVRQQYTGKIKFFWLGGQSNVYKKQIYFKSLVNLLKTENLLADFEFLPYTAQVGSFFNELDLMVLPSRIEAFPLVVLEAMLFEKPVVAMDVGGVREVVDEQTGYLVKDRTPEGLAKGIIHFLESEKLRKETGKRGRERVLKNFEAEVQVKKWLQILHELTD from the coding sequence ATGCAGCAAAATTTAAAAAAGAAGATAATTATAATTCTTCCACATTCGGGTGCTGGAGGCGACAGCCAGGTCATTCTGAATCTACTGTATGCAAACTCTGCCAGTAATGAAATTTTCGATTTTCACCTTTTAATCAATAGCGCAGGAGAATTACACGACGAATTTAAACGATTCGCAAAAGTTTATACCTTCCCTATTGATGACTATCCTCTTGTACGCAAAATTCTAAGACGACTTTCAGTTCTATCATTCGAATGGTTAAAGAAAAAATATTATCTATCACTGATCAACAAACTTAAACCTGATTTGGTGTACATTAATACAGTAAATGAAAACGAATTAAGCCAAGCCGTGTTATCCTCAGGAAAAAAGTTTGCAGTCCATCCTCATGAATTAGATTTTGTTGTTACGCACCGCATTTCTGATGTATGGATTGAAAATCTGGTGAACTATTCAGCAAAAATAATCAGCCCGGCCCACGCAGCGGCCATTTTCTATCAAGATGTATATTGTGCTGAAAAAGATAAAACAGTTATCTTACATGAAACAGTAAGCGACAAACGTATTCACTGGAACTTAAATAATAATACAAAAAGTACATTGAGGCCTTCTAATGACGTTTTGTTGATAGGAGGATCAGGCTCAATAATTTTCAGGAAAGGTGTTGATACTTTCATTCGGGCTTGCAGTATCGTACGTCAACAATATACTGGAAAAATTAAATTTTTCTGGCTTGGAGGACAATCTAATGTTTACAAAAAACAGATTTACTTCAAATCATTGGTTAATTTACTAAAAACAGAAAATTTACTCGCTGATTTTGAATTTTTACCCTATACAGCTCAGGTAGGCAGCTTTTTCAACGAATTGGATCTGATGGTTCTCCCCTCCCGTATTGAAGCCTTTCCTCTGGTAGTTTTAGAAGCCATGCTTTTTGAGAAGCCTGTTGTTGCCATGGATGTAGGTGGTGTCAGGGAAGTGGTCGATGAACAGACTGGTTACCTGGTAAAAGACAGAACGCCGGAAGGTTTGGCGAAGGGAATAATCCACTTTTTAGAAAGTGAAAAACTCCGAAAAGAAACTGGCAAACGAGGGAGGGAAAGAGTTTTAAAAAACTTCGAGGCAGAGGTACAGGTAAAAAAATGGCTTCAGATTCTGCATGAACTTACGGACTAA
- a CDS encoding glycosyltransferase family 2 protein: MNPIISAVIPCFNHGAFISECITSLLNQSTEIAEIIVVDDGSTDPLTCAILQKLNSPKTRVIFQSNLGASAARNTGFREAIGTWILTIDADDYFHSTFLEKALQVAQNDSLVGAVSCWVQMFGLKNDLWRCLGGDTSAFLVKNNSSSAGLILKNHWEEINGYDESMMAYEDWDFWLRLTTLGVKVHVIQEALFFYRKHAHSLLASNQDRYLDIRKYMFLKNKHVFDTSYPESLLQFEKEIIKLKLSVRKLSNPTSVIELVRIFTNSIRKYLNQLILSIK; encoded by the coding sequence ATGAACCCTATTATAAGCGCCGTTATACCCTGTTTTAACCATGGAGCTTTCATATCGGAATGCATTACTTCTCTTCTTAATCAGTCCACGGAAATAGCGGAAATCATCGTGGTAGATGACGGATCAACCGATCCACTGACCTGCGCAATATTGCAGAAGCTAAATTCCCCAAAAACCCGGGTCATTTTCCAATCAAATCTTGGAGCCTCTGCTGCTCGAAATACTGGCTTCCGGGAAGCTATTGGAACATGGATTTTGACCATCGATGCGGATGATTATTTCCACTCCACATTTTTAGAAAAGGCGCTACAAGTTGCGCAAAATGATAGTTTAGTTGGAGCGGTATCCTGCTGGGTACAAATGTTCGGATTGAAGAATGATCTATGGAGATGCTTAGGCGGAGATACCTCTGCATTTCTGGTTAAGAACAATTCTTCCTCAGCCGGTTTAATATTAAAAAATCATTGGGAAGAAATTAACGGTTATGACGAATCCATGATGGCTTATGAAGATTGGGATTTTTGGCTCCGATTAACCACATTAGGAGTCAAAGTTCATGTGATACAGGAGGCGCTATTCTTTTACAGAAAACACGCTCACTCCCTATTGGCATCCAACCAAGATAGATATTTAGATATCCGAAAATATATGTTTTTAAAAAACAAGCATGTTTTTGATACATCTTACCCCGAATCCCTCTTGCAATTCGAGAAAGAAATCATCAAATTAAAGCTATCAGTAAGAAAATTAAGTAATCCTACATCAGTTATCGAGCTTGTAAGAATTTTCACTAACAGCATACGTAAATATTTGAATCAGCTAATATTAAGTATAAAATGA
- a CDS encoding glycosyltransferase, with the protein MDKVVIPKVTVLMPVYNAQAFLNKAMESILCQTFTNFEFLIINDGSTDNSENIIQSYSDPRISYYRNEKNEGIIGTLNKGISLAKGKYIARMDADDISLPERLMRQTSFLDDNPVYALVATQISLIDSEGHSAGEWKDDLITGSDQIKRKMPFTNCIAHPSVMIKTEIINHYKYNTKQRNNEDYDLWLRLLSDGYRIAKLSERLLLYRQTDFSITAKANKALAFDNKMLSVKYNYLKYRLFNLRINKFDLIVFFFLIQHLKIVFKRKFSSYIRDFPKIPSLLFFHYRIRKIAPSTSLFCFFPSYHTGGAEQVHADIMSVISQRIHRKEVVIFFTNYSQEQTFKNQFWKIAQCFEVVSFNRSIYRNSLIKSILKIIEKSENPILFGSNSPIFYEIIPQIKKKTKNIDLTHAFSYDQKNGVEKISLSCINVIHKRIVINPVLITEYENLFNTVGLNWSQWKDRYQVIPNKISYTWWDLSEKNYNSESLNVIFVGRNSYEKRIELIGKIASQMCDKSVKFTLVGAGLDKSVNPEFHKYLTFAGEITDKPTLASYYKKSHVVLITSSREGFPLALMEGMAHGAVALTTDVGGISYHVHHQQNGFLVPSQDDTIVVEQCIKYLNILLENPLLKIELGRQAQREVYKSFSPEVFNQAWDAVLLE; encoded by the coding sequence ATGGATAAGGTTGTGATTCCCAAAGTTACCGTATTGATGCCGGTTTATAACGCCCAGGCTTTTCTTAATAAAGCCATGGAGAGCATACTCTGTCAAACATTTACCAATTTTGAATTTCTAATCATTAACGATGGATCTACTGACAATAGTGAGAATATTATCCAATCTTATAGCGATCCGCGGATTTCATACTATAGAAATGAAAAGAACGAAGGGATCATAGGCACTTTGAATAAAGGTATAAGTCTTGCCAAAGGAAAGTATATCGCTCGCATGGATGCAGATGACATTAGCCTACCTGAAAGACTCATGAGACAAACCTCTTTTCTTGATGATAATCCGGTATATGCTCTTGTCGCCACTCAAATTAGCTTGATTGACTCAGAAGGACACTCGGCAGGAGAATGGAAAGACGATCTGATTACGGGTTCAGATCAAATAAAAAGGAAAATGCCATTTACAAACTGTATTGCCCACCCTTCTGTGATGATCAAGACAGAGATTATTAATCATTATAAATATAACACAAAACAACGTAATAATGAAGATTATGACCTTTGGCTAAGATTACTGTCAGATGGATACCGAATAGCGAAGCTATCCGAGCGTCTGCTGTTATATAGGCAAACAGATTTTTCTATCACAGCAAAAGCTAATAAAGCTCTTGCCTTTGACAATAAAATGCTAAGCGTAAAATATAATTACTTAAAGTACAGACTATTTAATCTTAGGATTAATAAATTTGATTTAATTGTATTTTTCTTCTTAATTCAGCATTTAAAAATCGTTTTCAAACGTAAGTTTAGCTCTTACATCAGAGATTTCCCTAAAATTCCTTCTCTCTTATTTTTTCACTATCGAATCAGAAAGATAGCCCCTTCCACGTCTCTATTTTGCTTCTTTCCTTCCTATCATACCGGTGGAGCGGAGCAGGTACATGCAGATATAATGAGTGTTATTTCTCAAAGAATACACAGAAAAGAAGTCGTCATTTTTTTTACTAACTACTCTCAAGAGCAGACATTTAAAAATCAGTTTTGGAAAATAGCCCAGTGCTTTGAGGTAGTGAGTTTTAATAGATCCATTTACAGAAACAGCCTTATTAAAAGTATCCTAAAGATAATTGAGAAAAGTGAAAATCCTATACTATTCGGATCCAACTCTCCTATTTTTTATGAAATAATCCCACAGATAAAGAAAAAAACCAAAAATATTGACTTAACACATGCCTTCTCATACGACCAAAAAAATGGCGTAGAAAAAATAAGTTTATCCTGTATTAACGTTATTCATAAAAGGATTGTCATAAATCCGGTATTAATTACCGAATACGAAAATTTGTTTAATACAGTTGGTCTTAATTGGTCTCAATGGAAAGACCGATATCAAGTAATTCCCAATAAAATCTCCTATACTTGGTGGGACCTTTCAGAAAAAAATTACAATTCAGAATCCCTAAATGTTATTTTCGTTGGGCGCAATAGCTATGAGAAACGTATTGAGCTGATAGGAAAAATCGCTTCACAAATGTGTGATAAATCTGTAAAATTTACTCTGGTAGGTGCCGGTTTAGATAAGTCTGTGAATCCCGAATTTCATAAATATTTAACCTTTGCCGGTGAGATCACAGATAAACCGACTTTGGCTTCTTATTATAAAAAGAGCCATGTTGTCCTGATCACCTCTAGCCGAGAAGGTTTTCCATTAGCTCTTATGGAAGGAATGGCACATGGAGCAGTAGCACTTACCACGGACGTGGGAGGTATCTCTTATCATGTACACCATCAGCAAAACGGTTTTCTCGTACCTTCACAAGACGATACCATTGTGGTAGAGCAATGTATTAAATACCTAAATATCTTACTTGAAAATCCTCTTTTAAAAATTGAACTCGGACGGCAGGCCCAAAGGGAAGTATATAAATCATTCTCCCCGGAGGTATTCAACCAGGCTTGGGACGCTGTCCTTTTGGAGTAG